The proteins below come from a single Prolixibacter sp. NT017 genomic window:
- the cysK gene encoding cysteine synthase A, translating into MKVKTILETIGNTPHVRINHLYPDDYEVYVKVEKTNPGGSIKDRIALQMINDAEERGLLNPDSIIIEPTSGNTGIGLALVAAVKKYKLILVMPESMSVERRRILKAYGAQLELTPKEQGMKGAINRAKELAEQNPGSFIPSQFDNPANIQAHAEFTAKEILADFPEGIDYLITGVGTGGHISGVSMELKKRFPDMKTFAVEPETSPVIGGGAPGPHPIQGIGAGFIPENLKTETLDGTIQVSKDEAFEFAQKAAAEEGLLVGISSGASLAAVDKKIKELPKGSRILTFSYDTGERYLSIDGLF; encoded by the coding sequence ATGAAAGTTAAAACTATTCTGGAAACCATTGGTAATACGCCGCATGTACGTATTAACCACCTTTATCCCGACGACTACGAAGTATATGTCAAAGTGGAAAAAACCAATCCGGGAGGCAGTATCAAAGATCGTATTGCACTGCAAATGATTAATGATGCGGAAGAAAGAGGATTACTAAATCCCGATAGTATTATCATCGAACCAACTTCCGGGAATACCGGTATCGGGCTGGCATTGGTCGCCGCCGTGAAAAAGTACAAACTCATCCTCGTGATGCCCGAGTCAATGTCCGTTGAGCGCCGCCGTATTTTAAAGGCGTACGGTGCCCAACTCGAACTGACCCCAAAAGAACAGGGAATGAAAGGAGCCATCAATCGTGCAAAGGAGCTGGCCGAACAAAATCCTGGTTCATTTATTCCCTCCCAGTTCGATAATCCGGCCAACATCCAGGCACATGCTGAATTTACGGCAAAAGAAATTCTGGCCGATTTCCCGGAAGGAATCGATTACCTGATTACCGGCGTGGGAACCGGCGGGCACATCTCCGGTGTTTCGATGGAGTTGAAAAAACGCTTCCCGGATATGAAAACATTTGCCGTTGAACCGGAAACTTCACCAGTGATTGGTGGCGGAGCCCCTGGACCTCACCCGATTCAGGGAATTGGTGCCGGTTTTATCCCGGAGAACCTGAAAACGGAAACGTTGGACGGAACCATACAGGTATCGAAAGATGAGGCATTTGAATTTGCTCAGAAAGCAGCCGCTGAAGAAGGTTTGCTGGTCGGAATTTCATCCGGTGCATCGCTGGCTGCAGTGGACAAAAAAATCAAAGAGCTCCCGAAAGGTAGCCGTATTCTGACTTTCTCCTACGATACCGGAGAACGTTACCTGTCGATAGACGGATTGTTTTAA
- a CDS encoding sigma-54 dependent transcriptional regulator: MSKILVIDDERSIRNTMKDILGFEGYTVDLAENGPEGLELVKINEYDTIFCDIKMPEMDGIEVLQRIMEMRSDATVVMISGHGNIDTAVDSIKKGAYDFIEKPLDLNRLLITIRNASDKTNLVQETKVLKQKVDKQYEIVGESEAISRVIDMTDRVAPTEARVLITGSNGTGKELVARRLHENSARAQGPFVEVNCAAIPSELIESELFGHEKGAFTSANKQRKGKFEQANGGTLFLDEIGDMSLSAQAKVLRALQENIISRVGGDKQIKVDVRVVAATNKNLQKEIEKGNFREDLYHRISVILIHVPALEERKEDIPLLAEHFNKQICTEYGQQPKEITEEAIKELKNKKWTGNIREFRNVIERLIILCDKVITDEDVRMYGGN, from the coding sequence ATGTCTAAAATCCTGGTCATCGACGACGAACGAAGCATCCGCAATACCATGAAAGATATCCTCGGCTTCGAAGGATACACTGTTGATTTAGCTGAAAATGGTCCGGAAGGTCTCGAACTGGTAAAAATCAATGAGTACGACACCATTTTCTGCGACATTAAAATGCCCGAAATGGACGGTATTGAAGTGTTGCAACGCATCATGGAGATGCGGTCGGATGCTACGGTAGTCATGATTTCAGGACACGGCAACATCGACACCGCCGTCGATTCTATCAAAAAAGGCGCTTACGATTTCATCGAAAAGCCGCTCGATCTGAACCGCCTGCTGATTACGATTCGTAACGCCAGCGACAAAACCAACCTTGTTCAGGAAACCAAAGTCCTGAAACAGAAAGTCGATAAACAGTACGAGATTGTTGGCGAATCGGAAGCTATTTCCCGGGTTATCGACATGACCGACCGGGTTGCTCCTACTGAAGCCCGCGTGTTGATTACCGGAAGCAACGGAACCGGAAAAGAATTGGTTGCCCGTCGTTTGCACGAGAATTCTGCTCGTGCGCAGGGACCATTTGTGGAAGTAAACTGTGCGGCAATTCCATCAGAGCTGATTGAGAGTGAATTGTTCGGACATGAAAAAGGAGCCTTTACTTCGGCTAACAAACAGCGAAAAGGAAAATTTGAGCAGGCCAACGGTGGCACACTTTTCCTCGACGAGATTGGCGACATGAGTCTTTCAGCGCAAGCAAAAGTTTTGCGTGCTTTGCAGGAAAATATTATTTCCCGAGTAGGCGGCGACAAACAGATTAAGGTGGACGTCCGCGTAGTGGCTGCGACGAACAAAAATCTGCAGAAAGAAATTGAGAAAGGCAACTTCCGTGAAGACTTGTACCACCGTATCAGCGTTATTCTCATTCATGTTCCGGCGCTGGAAGAGCGAAAAGAGGACATCCCGTTACTGGCTGAACATTTCAACAAACAGATTTGCACTGAGTACGGTCAACAGCCCAAAGAGATTACCGAAGAAGCTATCAAGGAACTGAAAAATAAGAAGTGGACTGGTAACATACGGGAATTCCGGAATGTCATCGAACGGTTGATCATCCTTTGCGATAAGGTTATTACCGACGAAGATGTTCGCATGTACGGAGGGAATTGA
- a CDS encoding CPBP family intramembrane glutamic endopeptidase: MKLHSLNLMNVEFFSYAFQGKTKFRYWLLMFLLLFIFAEVLGSLPFIAVMAIQATRGVDLHYSASNPMDLTGMGIPPSVGIMLAMMPFVLGFVAFVIFMKPVHQRPFKTLLTGARRFRWKRFFWAASVWLVLLAVYSLVAQLTGIETFHWSFDPNGFIGLVLVAIFIIPLQTGFEEVLFRGYLMQGFARLTLTRWVPLIVTTMIFGSLHFANPEVQEYGAWMVMPQYLWFGLFFGICTIMDDGIELAWGAHAINNIFGTLFVTQEASAIPTKAFFTITKYNPSFDILALVAISLFFIWLAAKRFRWGNFSLLFKRIHLPLTEYNQNEIIAEPEIQPARSIDNSSY, translated from the coding sequence ATGAAGTTGCATTCACTAAACTTAATGAACGTGGAGTTTTTTAGTTACGCTTTCCAGGGAAAAACCAAATTCCGCTACTGGCTGCTCATGTTTTTGCTGCTGTTTATTTTCGCGGAGGTGTTGGGTTCTCTCCCGTTTATAGCGGTCATGGCTATTCAGGCAACGCGCGGTGTCGATTTACACTACTCTGCCAGTAACCCGATGGACCTGACCGGCATGGGAATTCCCCCGAGCGTTGGAATCATGCTGGCGATGATGCCGTTTGTTTTAGGCTTTGTGGCTTTTGTGATTTTCATGAAACCCGTTCATCAGCGGCCTTTCAAAACGCTGCTGACGGGTGCACGCCGCTTTCGCTGGAAACGTTTCTTCTGGGCTGCATCGGTTTGGCTCGTTCTGCTGGCAGTCTATTCGCTGGTAGCTCAACTAACTGGAATTGAGACTTTTCACTGGAGTTTCGATCCCAATGGCTTTATCGGCCTCGTTCTCGTGGCTATCTTCATTATCCCGCTTCAAACCGGTTTCGAGGAAGTGCTTTTCCGCGGCTACCTGATGCAGGGATTTGCCCGGTTAACCCTCACCCGCTGGGTTCCGCTGATCGTGACGACCATGATATTCGGAAGTCTTCACTTTGCCAATCCGGAAGTACAGGAATACGGCGCGTGGATGGTGATGCCGCAGTACTTGTGGTTCGGATTATTCTTTGGCATTTGCACCATCATGGATGACGGAATTGAACTGGCCTGGGGTGCCCACGCCATCAATAATATTTTCGGTACGCTGTTCGTCACGCAGGAAGCAAGCGCCATTCCTACCAAGGCCTTTTTCACGATAACGAAATACAACCCATCGTTCGATATTCTGGCGCTTGTAGCCATTTCGCTGTTTTTCATCTGGCTCGCCGCAAAGCGGTTCCGATGGGGAAATTTTTCACTTCTCTTTAAAAGAATTCATTTACCTTTAACTGAATATAATCAAAACGAAATCATAGCCGAACCTGAAATTCAGCCGGCCAGATCAATTGACAATTCATCTTATTAA
- a CDS encoding ABC transporter permease, with translation MKKVGIIIKREYNTRVKKKSFIILTLLMPVLFAAVTILPTYLATMNDTEERTVAVYDGSGIFLGRLESTEYTKFHFIPKEDYDKLRDNLKDSKYYALLSIPPNVVTTNNVELFSEKNVPFDLKNKIDNNLSSILEKDKRSALLKEAAVPDLEQKLEAARTNIHVNTIRVGDKGEEHKSSTEIAMILGYIFGFVIYIFIFIYGTMVMRGVMEEKQNRIVEVIVSSVKPFELMMGKIVGIALVGLTQFAIWVTLFIGIFQVAKGFIPEMSPDQAQNLMAQSQMSGQMESVAQSSQVQEIFSMMSSINFPLIIGCFFFFFIGGYLLYSSLFGAVGSAIDAEEDAQQFTLPVTIPLIIAIIVMMNAITNPEGPIAFWFSLIPFTSPVVMMVRIPFGVPVWELILSMVLLVATFIGTVWVAGKIYRTGILMYGKKPTWKELGKWLTYRS, from the coding sequence ATGAAAAAAGTTGGTATCATCATAAAAAGAGAATACAACACGCGGGTTAAAAAGAAATCATTCATTATTCTAACCCTGCTGATGCCGGTCCTTTTTGCCGCCGTTACCATTTTGCCAACCTACCTGGCTACCATGAACGATACGGAAGAACGCACCGTAGCCGTTTACGACGGTTCCGGCATTTTCCTCGGAAGGCTCGAAAGTACCGAATACACCAAGTTCCATTTCATTCCGAAAGAAGATTACGACAAATTGCGCGACAATCTGAAAGATTCGAAGTATTACGCACTTCTGTCTATTCCGCCGAATGTCGTTACCACGAATAACGTCGAGCTCTTTTCAGAGAAGAACGTTCCCTTCGACTTGAAGAATAAAATTGACAACAACCTTTCCAGTATCCTGGAAAAAGATAAACGATCGGCCTTGTTGAAAGAAGCAGCCGTACCCGACTTGGAGCAGAAGCTGGAAGCCGCCCGGACTAATATCCACGTGAATACCATCCGTGTAGGCGATAAGGGTGAAGAGCACAAAAGCTCCACCGAAATTGCCATGATACTGGGATACATTTTCGGCTTCGTAATTTACATTTTCATCTTCATCTACGGCACCATGGTCATGCGTGGCGTGATGGAAGAGAAGCAAAACCGAATCGTCGAAGTGATTGTCTCCAGCGTGAAACCCTTCGAGCTAATGATGGGAAAAATCGTTGGTATCGCTTTGGTCGGACTCACACAGTTTGCCATTTGGGTGACGTTATTTATTGGAATTTTCCAGGTAGCCAAAGGCTTCATTCCCGAAATGTCTCCTGACCAGGCACAAAACCTCATGGCACAAAGCCAGATGAGCGGCCAGATGGAAAGTGTTGCCCAAAGCAGCCAGGTGCAGGAAATCTTTTCCATGATGAGTAGCATCAACTTCCCGCTGATTATTGGTTGTTTCTTTTTCTTCTTCATCGGCGGCTATCTGCTTTACAGTTCGCTGTTTGGAGCGGTTGGTTCCGCCATCGATGCCGAAGAAGATGCTCAGCAGTTTACTTTACCGGTCACCATTCCGCTCATCATCGCCATCATTGTCATGATGAACGCCATTACCAACCCGGAAGGACCGATTGCCTTCTGGTTTAGTCTGATACCGTTTACTTCTCCGGTTGTGATGATGGTGCGAATACCGTTTGGTGTCCCCGTCTGGGAACTCATCCTATCGATGGTTTTACTGGTCGCCACATTTATCGGAACTGTTTGGGTAGCTGGTAAGATTTACCGCACCGGGATTCTCATGTATGGCAAAAAACCGACATGGAAAGAGCTGGGTAAATGGCTCACCTACCGAAGTTAA
- a CDS encoding metallophosphoesterase, which translates to MAFNRRNFLKTSALVIGLLTIVPSMQSCSSGRRPEHVSFAVCSDVNADVIPDAARRLKDFVKAAEKNNVDFIISLGAFCPPKPEYKEFINIWNSFDGDRYQVLGEHDLDEASKNDFLRFTDMPSNYYAFKKGNVHFIVLDTNYLFFRNEYIDYDHGNFYDEVKKGVNYVSPKELDWLKKELKRSNLTTIIFSHQSLENPKDCANGADVRKILEEANKEAGYKKVVACFSGHDGTDVEKTINGIHYIRINSLSYRWVGEDYQSDKHYPAAIDHNFPLAKFTLPYKDPLYGIVKITPGKLTLTGKQTSFIPPEPANLGVPYNLNGSPVTPEISNRQFTWEKQEK; encoded by the coding sequence ATGGCATTCAACAGACGTAATTTCCTCAAAACCTCAGCCCTTGTAATCGGGCTACTGACCATCGTTCCATCGATGCAGTCGTGCAGTTCAGGCCGTCGGCCCGAGCATGTTTCATTTGCCGTATGCTCGGATGTCAATGCCGATGTCATTCCGGATGCAGCCAGAAGGCTGAAAGATTTCGTTAAAGCTGCAGAGAAGAATAACGTAGACTTCATTATCTCACTGGGTGCCTTTTGCCCGCCCAAGCCGGAATACAAAGAATTTATCAACATCTGGAATAGTTTTGACGGCGATAGGTACCAGGTCCTCGGGGAACATGATCTGGATGAAGCGTCCAAGAATGATTTCCTCCGCTTCACCGATATGCCATCGAACTATTACGCGTTCAAGAAAGGGAATGTCCATTTCATCGTGCTCGATACCAACTACCTTTTTTTCCGGAACGAATACATCGATTATGACCATGGCAACTTTTACGACGAGGTAAAAAAAGGCGTAAATTACGTTTCCCCGAAAGAACTGGATTGGCTGAAGAAAGAGCTGAAACGATCGAATTTAACCACCATTATTTTCTCGCACCAAAGCCTGGAAAATCCCAAAGATTGCGCCAATGGTGCCGATGTGCGAAAGATTCTGGAAGAAGCCAACAAAGAGGCCGGATACAAAAAGGTGGTAGCTTGTTTCAGCGGACACGACGGTACGGATGTTGAAAAAACCATCAATGGCATTCATTACATTCGTATCAACAGCTTGTCGTACCGTTGGGTGGGCGAAGATTACCAGAGCGATAAACACTACCCTGCCGCTATCGATCATAATTTCCCGCTGGCGAAGTTTACGCTTCCTTATAAAGATCCGTTGTATGGTATCGTGAAAATTACGCCTGGAAAACTGACGTTAACCGGTAAACAGACAAGCTTCATTCCGCCCGAGCCTGCCAACCTGGGTGTTCCGTACAACCTCAACGGATCGCCGGTAACTCCGGAGATTTCGAATCGCCAATTTACATGGGAAAAACAGGAAAAATAA
- a CDS encoding SagB/ThcOx family dehydrogenase has product MKRMLFAIVLLAGTSNLFSQDIQLPEPDKTGGMPLMEALANRHSTREFTNDTIQPQTMSDLLWAAWGINRRNGKRTAPSAMNRQEIDVYVATPEALYLYNATNNRLKKVLSGDIRALCGLQPYVATAPLNLIYVADLDRLQLIENFDDAPSDTYANCGFIAQNVYLFCASKGLGCVVRSSIDKESLGKKMKLRPHQKILLGQTIGYPGAEEE; this is encoded by the coding sequence ATGAAACGAATGCTTTTCGCCATCGTCCTATTGGCCGGAACGTCTAACCTGTTTAGCCAGGACATTCAGCTTCCCGAGCCCGACAAAACCGGCGGCATGCCTTTAATGGAAGCGCTCGCCAACCGACACTCTACCCGCGAATTCACCAATGACACCATTCAGCCACAGACGATGTCAGACCTGCTGTGGGCTGCGTGGGGAATCAACCGCAGAAACGGCAAACGAACCGCTCCCTCTGCCATGAACCGGCAGGAAATTGATGTTTATGTGGCGACCCCCGAGGCGCTTTACCTTTACAATGCAACGAACAATCGGTTAAAGAAAGTGCTGAGCGGCGACATCAGAGCATTGTGTGGTTTGCAGCCCTACGTCGCAACAGCTCCCCTTAACCTCATTTACGTTGCCGACCTCGACAGGCTGCAACTAATCGAGAATTTCGATGATGCGCCGTCGGACACGTATGCCAATTGTGGATTTATCGCTCAGAATGTTTATCTCTTCTGTGCATCGAAAGGACTGGGATGCGTGGTCCGCAGCTCCATCGATAAAGAATCGTTGGGAAAGAAAATGAAACTGAGGCCGCACCAAAAAATACTGTTGGGGCAGACCATCGGTTATCCGGGAGCTGAAGAAGAGTAG
- a CDS encoding diacylglycerol kinase family protein produces the protein MTGNLTYRYLFIINPVAGISGKKHFPEMIKRVFGEIAVAVETCFTTGKGNALHLVRENWDRFDVFVAVGGDGTVNEVISAVAGSEKFFSLIPAGSGNALGRELGLSMWPARALKEMVTSQPKVIDTGTVNGRRFVNVCGVGFDAHIAGRFAKSKLRGPLPYVAHVLRDFVTYQPHWYRITIDGKTFRRKAFVVTLANTSQFGNNAFIAPRAKVDDGLLDICILKPFPVGMAPDLALRLFNRQLDGSKYCEYFQGKDIQIEGETLGYQVDGEPFVNNEPLHLSVENKSLNILVPEPTESLLARLSLDKLMKF, from the coding sequence ATGACCGGGAATCTAACATATCGTTATCTATTTATAATCAATCCTGTGGCTGGTATTAGCGGGAAGAAGCATTTCCCGGAAATGATAAAACGCGTATTTGGTGAAATAGCTGTTGCTGTTGAGACCTGTTTTACAACCGGAAAAGGAAATGCGTTGCACCTGGTCAGGGAAAATTGGGACCGGTTTGATGTTTTTGTAGCGGTTGGAGGAGACGGAACAGTCAACGAGGTTATCTCGGCGGTAGCGGGAAGTGAGAAGTTTTTCAGTTTGATACCAGCGGGGTCGGGCAATGCACTTGGCCGTGAGTTGGGACTGTCGATGTGGCCTGCCCGGGCACTAAAAGAGATGGTGACCAGTCAGCCGAAGGTAATCGATACCGGAACGGTTAACGGTCGCCGATTCGTGAATGTCTGCGGCGTCGGATTTGATGCCCACATTGCCGGCCGTTTTGCGAAAAGCAAATTACGCGGGCCACTTCCCTACGTAGCTCATGTTCTGCGCGATTTTGTGACATACCAGCCGCATTGGTACCGGATTACCATCGATGGAAAGACATTCCGCCGGAAAGCTTTCGTGGTAACATTGGCTAATACTTCGCAGTTCGGGAACAACGCGTTTATTGCACCGCGAGCCAAAGTCGACGACGGTTTGCTTGATATCTGTATACTCAAACCTTTCCCTGTAGGCATGGCACCCGATTTAGCCCTGCGCTTGTTTAACCGTCAGCTCGATGGTTCGAAGTACTGCGAATATTTCCAGGGAAAAGATATTCAGATTGAAGGCGAAACATTGGGATACCAGGTGGACGGCGAACCTTTCGTTAATAATGAACCTCTTCACCTTTCGGTCGAAAACAAATCATTGAACATACTGGTCCCGGAGCCAACCGAAAGCTTGCTGGCCCGACTTTCACTGGATAAATTGATGAAATTCTAA
- the tnpA gene encoding IS200/IS605 family transposase has protein sequence MANTYTQLYIQYVFSVRGRGSFIKEKFREELEKVMCGIITNHHCKTYAIYCNPDHSHVFVGMHPTISPSKLMEQVKSGSSNWLKDRNLIPGKFAWQDGYGAFTYSRSHIDRVVKYVLNQPEHHRKQSFQEEYLSFLKKFDVDYDPKYLFEWYDNR, from the coding sequence ATGGCAAATACATACACGCAGCTATATATCCAATATGTATTCTCGGTAAGAGGCAGGGGAAGTTTTATAAAAGAAAAATTCAGGGAGGAACTGGAAAAAGTGATGTGTGGCATTATTACCAACCACCATTGTAAAACCTATGCGATATATTGTAACCCCGATCATTCTCATGTCTTTGTAGGAATGCATCCCACAATATCGCCGTCCAAATTAATGGAACAGGTAAAATCAGGTTCGTCAAATTGGTTAAAAGATAGAAATCTTATTCCAGGAAAATTTGCGTGGCAAGACGGTTATGGGGCATTTACCTATTCCAGATCTCATATCGATAGGGTTGTAAAATATGTGCTAAACCAGCCTGAACATCACAGAAAACAATCATTTCAGGAAGAATATTTATCGTTTTTAAAAAAATTTGATGTTGACTATGACCCAAAATATCTATTTGAATGGTACGACAATAGATAG
- a CDS encoding phosphatase: MSRKAIIDLGTNTCNLLIAESLANGEFITLYEGKEAVKLGLGGIHKQLLLNDAIERGLNALHKHARTIDEHQVEEVRIFATSALRGAENRDNFLDAVRTNLGWEIEIIDGAREAELIFKGVNLSLPVNGQTVLILDIGGGSNEFILSQGDNIIWKQSFNIGMARVLEIFQPSDPLHPDEILKMEQWFEDELEMLWKICENHRPGILVGCSGAFDTFTDLYEEVEPESNYRTASLLPVGAFQKIHDTLKGSTLQERQKMKGMDPMRVEMIVVASVFVNFVLRKLDIGQMYQSHFALKEGAMHEIMSNKSES, from the coding sequence ATGAGCCGCAAAGCCATTATCGATTTAGGCACCAATACCTGCAACCTTTTAATAGCAGAGTCACTCGCCAACGGTGAGTTTATCACGTTGTACGAAGGCAAGGAAGCTGTTAAGCTCGGTTTGGGAGGAATTCATAAACAGCTGCTGCTGAACGATGCCATCGAGCGGGGATTGAACGCGCTGCACAAACATGCCCGCACCATCGACGAACACCAGGTGGAAGAGGTACGAATATTTGCCACATCGGCATTGCGCGGAGCGGAAAACCGCGATAATTTTCTGGATGCTGTACGAACGAATCTGGGGTGGGAAATCGAAATCATTGACGGTGCCCGCGAGGCAGAGCTCATCTTCAAGGGAGTCAACCTTTCGCTTCCGGTAAACGGTCAAACCGTTCTGATTCTCGACATCGGTGGCGGAAGCAACGAGTTTATCCTTTCGCAGGGCGACAACATTATCTGGAAGCAAAGTTTTAATATCGGGATGGCCCGGGTGTTGGAAATCTTCCAACCTTCAGACCCGCTGCACCCGGATGAAATTCTCAAAATGGAACAGTGGTTCGAAGATGAGCTCGAAATGCTCTGGAAGATATGCGAAAACCACCGTCCCGGAATCCTGGTAGGTTGTTCGGGTGCTTTCGACACATTCACCGATTTGTACGAAGAAGTAGAGCCGGAAAGCAACTACCGAACCGCTTCACTTTTACCAGTGGGCGCGTTTCAAAAAATTCATGATACACTCAAAGGTTCAACCTTACAGGAACGCCAGAAAATGAAAGGAATGGACCCAATGCGGGTTGAAATGATTGTGGTTGCTTCTGTATTCGTTAACTTTGTGCTGCGCAAACTGGACATCGGGCAGATGTACCAGTCGCATTTCGCGCTGAAGGAAGGCGCGATGCATGAAATTATGTCCAACAAATCTGAATCCTGA
- a CDS encoding polysaccharide deacetylase, which produces MKQGFYRKSRSFLFAGVMVMMVFVYGNGSAAVQSKISNYKVWFGTGDYLQKQVLIIRRYDESGVLFYIGVDPNSLQTMIIPARHIVVRPLTWAQIRANYKNTPYIKAIQTAERRSFALQDAGIVHGFPNEKGITLTVDLCPSHRPLDRVIFTSLISEFGKTEKPVPVALSITGRFMLTHPADIAWLKGLNAEGKIAVTWINHTYNHHYNPHVPLNRNFLLEPNTNLNFEVLQTEIAMLQKGLLFSVFFRFPGLVSGHRVVDNVLGYGLIPIGSDAWLAKGQPAEAGSIVLIHGNGNEPVGVKDFLKLLQADRTAVMKKQWLLYDLRETVKDEFHE; this is translated from the coding sequence ATGAAACAAGGCTTTTACAGAAAATCCAGGTCCTTCCTTTTCGCGGGAGTGATGGTGATGATGGTGTTTGTGTATGGCAATGGCAGCGCAGCAGTTCAATCCAAAATCAGCAACTACAAGGTTTGGTTTGGCACAGGCGATTACCTGCAAAAACAGGTGCTGATCATCCGGAGATACGATGAGTCGGGAGTGCTGTTTTATATTGGGGTTGATCCGAACAGCCTCCAGACAATGATCATTCCGGCACGGCATATCGTGGTCAGGCCGCTCACCTGGGCGCAGATACGGGCCAATTACAAAAACACGCCTTACATCAAGGCGATTCAAACCGCGGAGAGACGATCGTTTGCCTTGCAGGATGCCGGTATTGTGCACGGTTTTCCGAATGAAAAGGGAATCACGCTAACCGTCGATTTGTGTCCGTCGCACCGCCCACTCGACCGGGTTATTTTTACCTCACTAATTTCGGAATTTGGCAAAACAGAGAAACCGGTCCCGGTGGCTTTGTCGATTACCGGGCGGTTTATGTTGACGCACCCAGCGGACATTGCCTGGTTAAAGGGGCTGAATGCAGAGGGCAAGATTGCCGTCACGTGGATTAACCATACCTACAATCATCACTACAATCCGCACGTGCCACTCAACCGGAACTTCCTGTTGGAGCCCAACACCAACCTCAATTTCGAAGTGTTGCAAACCGAAATCGCGATGCTGCAAAAGGGATTGCTCTTTTCTGTGTTTTTCCGGTTTCCCGGATTGGTGTCGGGGCACCGGGTGGTGGACAATGTCCTCGGCTACGGCCTGATTCCCATTGGCAGCGATGCGTGGCTGGCCAAGGGACAACCGGCGGAGGCCGGAAGCATTGTGCTCATTCACGGCAATGGCAACGAACCGGTGGGGGTGAAGGACTTCCTGAAACTCCTGCAGGCCGACCGCACTGCCGTGATGAAAAAGCAATGGCTGCTGTACGACCTCCGCGAAACGGTGAAGGACGAATTCCACGAGTAA
- a CDS encoding ABC transporter ATP-binding protein, giving the protein MELFSAQNVVKNYNKFRALSEVSISVTEGSIFGLLGPNGAGKTTLIRIINQITAPDSGKLEFKGRPLKADDVFRIGYLPEERGLYKKMKVGEQALYLAQLKGMSRRDAMKQLKYWFGKFEITPWWDKKVMELSKGMQQKVQFICTVLHQPELLIFDEPFSGFDPINADLLKNEILQLRDKGATIIFSTHNMASVEELCDHIALIDKSKKILDGPTQEIRQQYKSNIFEVEYRGDYDKLTRNLGNDYQILSNESSETAQKLAVQFVNGSTPNELLRGLLEHVEIVSFNEIIPSMNDVFIKVVTENKQN; this is encoded by the coding sequence ATGGAATTATTTTCAGCGCAAAATGTTGTAAAAAACTACAACAAGTTCCGGGCTCTGTCGGAGGTGAGCATTTCGGTAACCGAAGGAAGCATCTTCGGGTTACTGGGCCCCAACGGAGCCGGAAAAACAACACTGATACGCATTATCAACCAGATTACTGCGCCCGATAGCGGCAAGCTGGAATTCAAAGGACGCCCGCTCAAGGCGGATGACGTTTTCCGGATTGGTTACCTGCCGGAAGAACGCGGTCTGTATAAGAAAATGAAAGTAGGCGAACAAGCGCTCTACCTGGCCCAGCTGAAAGGCATGAGCCGTCGCGATGCCATGAAGCAGCTCAAATACTGGTTCGGGAAATTCGAGATTACTCCCTGGTGGGACAAAAAAGTGATGGAGCTCTCCAAAGGGATGCAACAGAAGGTGCAGTTTATTTGCACAGTGCTGCACCAGCCCGAGCTGCTCATTTTCGATGAACCATTCAGCGGCTTCGACCCCATCAATGCCGATTTGCTGAAGAATGAAATCTTGCAATTGCGCGATAAAGGAGCCACTATTATTTTCTCCACACACAACATGGCTTCGGTTGAAGAGCTGTGCGATCACATTGCCTTGATCGACAAATCGAAAAAAATACTGGACGGACCGACCCAGGAAATACGCCAGCAATACAAGTCAAACATTTTTGAAGTGGAATACCGGGGCGATTACGACAAACTGACCAGGAATTTGGGCAATGATTACCAGATTCTTTCTAACGAATCGTCGGAAACGGCCCAAAAATTAGCAGTCCAGTTCGTCAATGGCAGTACACCCAATGAATTGCTCCGTGGCTTGCTCGAACATGTGGAAATCGTTTCGTTTAACGAGATTATTCCCAGCATGAACGATGTCTTCATTAAAGTCGTCACCGAGAATAAGCAAAACTGA